Genomic segment of Salvia splendens isolate huo1 chromosome 12, SspV2, whole genome shotgun sequence:
TTTAGGGGTCTTGGAGCTGATTGGGCAGAGTAACGAAGGTAGCTTTGCTGGTCCAAGCCCATCTTAACGAGCATATCCGCCGCTTGGTTCCCCTCCCAGGGGATGGATGAGACGCGGATGATGTGCTGTTGCTTGAAGAGGAAGAGCCGCGCCATGACCCGACGGACGTGTGCCGGCCCCCACGTTTTACCATTGAGGAATTTGGCGACTTGCTCAGCATCTGTCTCCATCCATAAGAGCTGCGCTAGCTCGTTCGCAAGCTCAAGTCCACAATGAGCCGCCATGAGTTCAGCCTCCAAAGCTGAGTGGGCATCGAGAGGGGTCGAGAAAGCCGCAAGCAACTTTCCGGTCCAATCACGGACCactcctccccctcctgctTTATCCAAAGCTTCCATGTATGCCCCATCCTTGTTAACCTTGATCCACAAGCCCTCGGGGGGGTGCCACTTGACCGGCATCACCAATGGTCTCGGTCCCCTTGAGACTGTCTGGCTCGGAACGCTCATTCCCAAATGCACCCCCTTCTAGTGTTTCGGCTTGATGGTCCCATTGGCCATGTTGTTGTGGATAAACATCTGCACTTGCCACACCACGTTGTACGATTTGAATTGGGTTTGCTCATGCCGGCTTCTGTTATGCTCCGCCCAAATgtaccaaaggatgaggtacgGAATGACTCGGCAGAGATGTTTTCTATCATCCTGTTGCATCCGGTGTGACCAGACCTCTAATCTATCCGGAATGGTGTCATTTATCCGCAGAGAGGGTGCCGACCCTCCAAACCACCCGTCGAACTCTCGCCATACACAAAATGCACCTCGgccttggatgaagaggtgcTGAAGGGATTCAGTGTTAGGGCTCctagggcagcattggcattttgagGCCAGATCGATCTTCCTCCACTGGAGTTTGGAGTCGACCGGGATGCGGTTCGACAAGAGGCGCCAGTTAAAGAT
This window contains:
- the LOC121757625 gene encoding uncharacterized protein LOC121757625, encoding MDGERNEAEQQLHDQAGLPQQVISQILDTPVIAGEPDIPRWSLSRLGEFSLATTWDTIRTHRPRIQGLEDIWRAGLTNSIAIFNWRLLSNRIPVDSKLQWRKIDLASKCQCCPRSPNTESLQHLFIQGRGAFCVWREFDGWFGGSAPSLRINDTIPDRLEVWSHRMQQDDRKHLCRVIPYLILWYIWAEHNRSRHEQTQFKSYNVVWQVQMFIHNNMANGTIKPKH